From the genome of Corallococcus macrosporus DSM 14697:
TGACGCGCCCGTCCGGCGTCAGCCGGGTGCACAGCCGCCGCTGGGTGAAGATGGAGTCCGGGGAGGTCTGGTGGTAGCGGCACATGCCCTCGAAGTCCGCGAACTGGCGGGGCTCGAGGGAGAGGCGGTACTCCGGCTTCCAGCCGGAGGGCTTCTCGCTCCAGAGGACGAGGTCGTCCCCCTCGGGTGAGAGCCGGTAGGCGCGTCCGGCGCGCACCTGGACGTCGTGGGTGTCCAGGCGCAGGGGCTCGGTGAAGCACTCACCAAAGCCGACATCCGCGAGCCAGCGGCCCTGGCCGTCCTCGACCTGGAGGGCCAGGTGGTCGAAGTCGGGGCCGAAGGGGGGCTGGCCGGAGTCCGTGGCCACGCCCGCGGACAGGAGCGTCACGCGGTGGCCCAGCGCCGTCAGCAGCCGGGCGAAGAGGCCGTTGAGCTCGTAGCAGAAGCCGCCGCGTCGCTGGACGACGACCTTCTGGAAGAAGGCGTCCGTGTCGAGCCGGATGGGCCGCTTCAGGTGGATGTCCAGGTTCTCGAAGGGCACGGCCTCCAGGTGGGCCCGGTGCAGCCCCGCGAGGGACGGCTCCGGCCCCACGCCGATCCGCTCCAGGTAGCGCGCGACGTCGAACATGGGGCCATGTCTAACGCAGGTGGGATTGACGAGGCGAGGCGCATGGGACGGCGCCTCGCCTGCCATCTTGCTGACTACCGCGCGCTGGACGTGGCGGGGGCCTTCTTCAGGAAGTCCCGGACGCTCTGCGCGTTCATGCTGGCGGACGCGGCGCAGAGGCGGATGGACTCCAGGGCCTCGGTGAGCGCCTGGGGCGCGTTGTCCAGCTTCGCCGCGCGAGGCCCGAGGAACGCCTCCGCTTCGGCGGCGC
Proteins encoded in this window:
- a CDS encoding arylamine N-acetyltransferase family protein, with the translated sequence MFDVARYLERIGVGPEPSLAGLHRAHLEAVPFENLDIHLKRPIRLDTDAFFQKVVVQRRGGFCYELNGLFARLLTALGHRVTLLSAGVATDSGQPPFGPDFDHLALQVEDGQGRWLADVGFGECFTEPLRLDTHDVQVRAGRAYRLSPEGDDLVLWSEKPSGWKPEYRLSLEPRQFADFEGMCRYHQTSPDSIFTQRRLCTRLTPDGRVTIKEGTLVLTRGGARTEQPLADEAALRRALAEHCGVILPGPE